The following coding sequences are from one Nilaparvata lugens isolate BPH chromosome 6, ASM1435652v1, whole genome shotgun sequence window:
- the LOC111054655 gene encoding uncharacterized protein LOC111054655 isoform X4 → MDFGEFMASWEPIPRAEEDNQPAQISQPITNVPLSRSGHHDNWVDPQRFSGNSKVLGDDFGKPVVDSRDVSNSRGIDPEGDVPGIPEDIPKENTNPEECSRKLKRKVMVLPPSESYRGFCNIDQVTTGARKQRQTVSPQRVTGDLVTSSQPRSSKQVKVMRLVSPERTAQQVGVKSRKICTLQTSPAKEFNVKMIKPSPTKTTETVENKHRRDENSTKPYKRDDNSTKPYKRDDNSTKPYKRDDSSAKSTFSSGVTQRKPVATMKKVMKISSSQEKHEDLDDHFNKLMKEAKAINSQVEMIRGSVDACEDGGEEVKKSQPRAVKKLATASPQKALRRKSTDRDKDSAKDDQKSEKDKKYDRDAALSYMKQKKLQMKEKQAREMDRKRSEEESRQHKLQALQATQLKLLQNALKRKDATQQVRRNWEGPVNGESSPPPPLPVHRTNSDARIKHRKSNSDDLNPPKTSNDIKNHPENIEAGPSFMSANEDNRVIQARKSKSIRKNRENNEIGPSFVGINEGNVIDLPQESSDSRNLHVDHPQESRDLRSLHVDHPQELNDLRNPPVESNIGQQIAGNLEAGPSFMGAIDENLDIPSRKLSTGGKSSENCSSFVAVGSESCLSPSRKSGRRTFEITEGGPSFMGINGSETCIIPSSKVGRRNFENSEAGPSFVGINQGAHVNLSRGTGNGWGGSENVEIYPGLVNGETCRLDLKELGDPDGVMNFEDEVSRGPSVSRVPSASNSVSQFNQVSRRPKSKESMFDHRGISGNGASRRSNSKEFIFDHQGDNVPVRSNERGSIGGALNETGPQKRNENDDKTEINSNSSASFIPVYEDEMRVITEEINHIEAVLKGIVGRNDTAGSGGDKNRGRRRMEEEEGRKREEKTGGNASKVAKSGSWCELLRSKNHSRKERKNQYDEENDSSDLPHTTTQDDSISGGPINELTDEENLYQLSSQQPSTRPHHQLNISTKLEEKIVPEYIKALDREPNPLNFITAYKSKLDMLKQQRDRVGAEEMSRNKSADRGKETADRGKASRNKTADRKQYGNESADRGKTSSNRTADCGRISWNKSGDRKDRIGGGFQGSDFKENLTLQDLETGSRSGDFSRRNQGRMFQGVEEGVYPLTSESPELVSRQDGYYQPLSMNDLKLNFPPSLKSDDTTTSGRNSECCESEDILVVNENNRGGFLINSEKLFKAKSDSQLEKKLQPSITTDLVRSLTLGHSLATLEVVKSANSGSGSSLSLTAPNDCVRMGGTTGWDGGKVGKVGNTGRQERGYTGRRENEAGNTVGRDNEGLRQSGGAWSEIFGRNEVGNTVGQEKDGSRGTWREIVGRNEVGNSGLRENSGATVGSNDLAGFVEPKRVCRERSRPAKATLPSGAGREAAGGMMEIGNVFSPAAIHLQFQAELSKLDAYEVGLQQLTDSERLHNMALKSLHNQAKYEQQHKSTSIDNLNKWKTTTVENKQSDVDDPMVMTSSHHSPSSSSLSSSSNPTTNHRGSRQKESVTSSPDQRGSRRKGSVTSSPNRQVYRQKESVTSSPDHRGSRQKESVTSSPDHRGSHQKESVASSPDHRGFRHRESVTSSPNYSNSRQKGSVTSSLKSIAESLISSGENFENLVKPSDRLVDDGSNLGRVGSDQNFGKNGSDGNLGLTLNPEAQLHASVLEQTIATLISNPGAQVLDNLLNDSNGFEHLMSSTHALTPLLDDQSSCASPFPSSCSNSIFDKCISYEEARSEHQLNVYKSKEKELINRVKVQVSWLEFQKKRMKQKGLEEEAKNIKKKQRGLILKSQQIREEIQRLMKAEKMASEERRKLLHQQKLRAIHQLSVKDSTKKRRTNEVNLKKSLQSTSSSTTSVVESLLSTEEGSVYSEPRSLQNVDEPKRHLLERKKTAIARNRPVDVLSPSKKRFEEKDLNVEGVELRNVNSPKQTTARSVLDRSTSPFQMSVVSENVETAVGSDTAKSHSDVIEEDIQEETDNANSVPEELVKSNQSDSVESHVTEELPQYSESTFEQPSFTIHSRQPTPLRTRTDQTDSRSSQTRTASDRRTALSSMMIPIKVPLSPRLQGCTRKRYSSGSEDSITFSQNETFSEQSDIEIRLSALHEQLRQRKMEADRLRREQKRAQRERLKCKEQALLKQIQAYDAYIEQVKKELEQELESPSTVPIMRPQIKQPKFVDKISLRKPEAAVKPEPEVAAKPEVTSKPPTSDEDLSSLKSVSEASSLETTIESPGKRGDGSLDDHQSSLKVVTSSTSPESEGSLKNLAPNIGETGSGGVSSATSPGSVSEVLGLKNGGSVAEEQNFEDFSANSGSKVENIITSVTSPPKSVEISKNLRSENGYSESGDVLVKLGPGNVLEKSVGEVEILNENWVGAAEFFKNKTFDSPMTERVRKTQHYTLEENLGKTVDDVEKSSGKSNGEETLSEVEEILKESRENSESVESIVEQIEAKSEEGEVVEEIEEKEEEEEEEEEEEGSNDTVDTERVEDILSEKSSSESLENNFDKQDNIDTILNKYVDDNNRSNKVNDNFLKESSVDDILTSANSARSPELKENSVVSELEVIPDESSDKDSIKTGQSALETEEIAGSALNKSSFSVKSGALEVNPYDSAEDTFESDIDASENESSIPESKHSSNLSIPDMFPLPVEVSEGRRSVEKSLKSVEDGLRRVERGFESVKDGQKGVEDDRKLVDEDSEGVEGSKIPVEDLKMSLEHHRMSPKSSKISPDGFESLDGHKTHLDDLEISPKSSKMSPDCLESREGHKTPLETLKMPLESHKISPKGHKNEELLSEDIGKYSQLQLPDSTNLSLDLSALGGSNSFVHDETSVSSLKDDLIRVANSVIRDETSVADLDENLIRNETSVVANLNENLIRVETSVANLEDNLIRDETSVANLEDNLIRDETSVANLGDDLIHNEKSLGNLVKTADDEFPTGEVREEDDLSEVSEALSYNKEENLSKTSSSTESSSEFTVQKKAKLVSLNSSDSDDKSNQDYETSFKEDEVIKVILVEKEKIVGRGDDNQGFKRVREEEEVEEEYGEEEEGEDEGKLGEEGEEEEEGEVVEELEGDDEEKEDDILVENVGKKEEIGNKDEKIDKITDNILLNLLNESLTFSPKVSSTTQEFTHRENCVTNEKTLNGAVENLRFDENKENGEEEGEEDIKDATDSVLKIYGKKMGGKGLELKDMETSGEKAGDETSKNIPEFNSPSKDSSFDSNDGSWLKDEAENELEVSGGDSEAFWLAEGVGGDLDMGLEHSCKEARQLQLQRLQIEQEIKQLQQVQDQIPSYYFLREIPNKPPPPYTPPGQARAKLAADQIPTERHEILEIVNNLTEYIYTQHSQGKDIHTLTPPKNLIAGEDSSQGVYKRFLFDLTKQIVFENKYKFEEEDSRSLLPWEKIDYKQRCVVARSLDELKAVTSRRVKVLYGFEPQVNRENLIVQWSKKHNKIDKFLVNELQEEECEWTDFSKQELLLKNKVTADLLDQLIGETADVVGRAWAKKVERGSGGNKT, encoded by the exons ATGGATTTTGGGGAGTTTATGGCCTCATGGGAGCCTATACCAAGGGCAGAAGAAGATAATCAACCAGCTCAAATCTCTCAACCAATCACAAACGTGCCTTTATCCCGGTCTGGTCACCACGATAACTGGGTAGACCCACAGAGGTTCTCTGGAAACTCGAAAGTTTTGGGTGATGATTTTGGAAAGCCTGTAGTTGATTCCAGAGATGTTTCCAATAGTAGAGGGATAGATCCTGAGGGAGATGTTCCAGGAATTCCAGAGGATATCCCCAAGGAAAATACAAACCCGGAGGAATGTTCGAGAAAACTGAAACGAAAAGTAATGGTACTACCACCGTCCGAAAGCTATCGCGGATTTTGCAATATCGACCAAGTGACAACCGGCGCAAGGAAGCAACGGCAAACTGTCAGTCCCCAAAGGGTGACAGGGGACCTTGTGACGTCATCACAGCCAAGGTCAAGCAAGCAGGTCAAGGTCATGCGATTGGTGTCTCCTGAGAGGACTGCTCAGCAGGTTGGGG TCAAGAGTCGAAAAATCTGCACACTTCAAACCAGTCCAGCTAAAGAGTTTAATGTTAAAATGATCAAACCGTCACCTACTAAAACCACCGAAACCGTTGAAAATAAACACAGACGAGATGAAAATTCAACAAAACCTTACAAACGAGATGATAATTCAACAAAACCTTACAAACGAGATGATAATTCAACAAAACCTTACAAACGAGATGATAGTTCAGCCAAGTCAACATTCTCCTCTGGTGTAACCCAGCGAAAACCGGTTGCAACTATGAAGAAAGTGATGAAAATATCATCTTCACAGGAAAAACACGAGGATTTGGACGATCATTTTAATAAACTGATGAAGGAAGCCAAGGCAATTAATAGTCAAGTAGAAATGATTAGGGGAAGCGTGGATGCTTGTGAAGATGGGGGTGAAGAGGTGAAGAAAAGTCAGCCGAGAGCTGTGAAGAAATTGGCAACTGCTAGTCCTCAGAAGGCGTTAAGGAGGAAAAGTACAG ATCGAGACAAGGATAGCGCCAAGGACGACCAAAAGAGCGAGAAAGATAAGAAATACGACCGAGATGCGGCTCTCTCCTATATGAAGCAGAAGAAGTTACAGATGAAGGAGAAGCAGGCGAGAGAGATGGATAGAAAGCGGAGTGAGGAGGAGAGCAGGCAACACAAGTTGCAAGCGTTGCAAGCAACGCAACTCAAGTTGCTACAGAATGCGCTGAAGAGGAAGGATGCTACGCAACAG gTCCGTCGCAACTGGGAAGGACCCGTTAATGGCGAGAGCTCTCCCCCACCCCCCTTGCCTGTACATCGCACCAATTCGGACGCTCGTATCAAACATCGAAAATCCAACTCAGATGATCTAAACCCTCCAAAAACTTCAAATGACATCAAAAATCACCCTGAAAATATCGAAGCTGGTCCTAGTTTTATGTCTGCTAATGAAGATAATCGTGTGATCCAGGCTAGGAAATCGAAATCTATCAGGAAAAACAGAGAAAACAACGAAATTGGTCCGAGTTTTGTGGGTATCAATGAAGGAAATGTGATAGATCTTCCTCAAGAATCAAGTGATTCGAGGAATCTTCATGTAGATCATCCTCAAGAATCAAGGGATTTGAGGAGTCTTCATGTGGATCATCCTCAAGAATTGAATGATTTGAGGAATCCTCCCGTAGAATCGAACATTGGTCAACAAATTGCTGGAAATCTAGAAGCCGGGCCTAGTTTCATGGGAGCTattgatgaaaatttggataTCCCTTCGAGAAAACTTAGTACCGGTGGAAAAAGTAGTGAAAATTGTTCAAGTTTTGTGGCAGTTGGTAGTGAAAGTTGTCTGAGTCCATCTAGAAAAAGTGGGAGACGAACTTTTGAAATTACTGAAGGTGGACCAAGTTTTATGGGGATAAATGGAAGTGAAACCTGTATTATTCCTTCCTCCAAGGTCGGTAggagaaattttgaaaattcggaagcAGGTCCCAGTTTTGTGGGAATTAATCAGGGGGCTCATGTTAATCTTTCAAGAGGTACGGGAAATGGGTGGGGAGGTTCAGAAAATGTGGAGATTTATCCTGGTTTGGTTAATGGGGAGACTTGTAGGCTAGATTTGAAAGAGCTAGGAGATCCTGATGGAGTGATGAATTTTGAGGATGAAGTTTCAAGAGGTCCTTCAGTTTCAAGGGTGCCTTCGGCTTCAAATTCTGTGTCACAGTTTAATCAAGTTTCAAGACGTCCAAAATCGAAGGAATCCATGTTTGATCATCGGGGAATTTCGGGAAACGGAGCTTCGAGACGTTCAAATTCGAAGGAATTTATTTTTGATCATCAGGGAGACAATGTACCTGTGAGAAGCAACGAGAGAGGCAGTATTGGAGGAGCTCTCAACGAAACTGGACCACAAAAGAGAAACGAAAATGATGACAAAACGGAGATAAATTCCAATTCCTCCGCTTCCTTCATCCCGGTTTACGAAGATGAGATGAGGGTAATAACTGAGGAAATAAATCATATCGAAGCTGTGTTGAAGGGGATAGTGGGCAGGAATGATACAGCGGGGAGCGGAGGGGATAAGAAtaggggaagaaggagaatggaggaagaagaggggaggaagagagaggagaagacTGGTGGAAATGCGTCAAAGGTTGCGAAAAGTG GAAGCTGGTGTGAGCTATTGAGATCGAAAAATCACTCacgaaaagagagaaaaaatcagTATGATGAAGAAAACGATTCTTCTGATCTGCCTCACACTACAACACAGGATGACTCTATCAGTGGAGGTCCCATCAAT GAATTAACTGACGAAGAAAACCTCTATCAACTGTCTTCACAACAGCCCTCAACTAGACCACATCATCAGCTCAACATttcaacaaaacttgaagaaaaaatcgTCCCCGAATACATCAAGGCTTTAGACCGTGAACCCAATCCTCTCAACTTCATTACCGCTTATAAGAGTAAACTAGATATGCTCAAACAACAACGGGACAGAGTTGGTGCTGAAGAAATGTCTAGAAACAAATCAGCTGATCGGGGGAAAGAAACAGCTGATCGGGGGAAGGCTTCTAGAAACAAAACAGCTGATAGAAAACAATATGGGAATGAATCAGCTGATAGGGGGAAGACGTCTAGTAATAGAACAGCTGATTGTGGGAGAATATCTTGGAATAAATCAGGTGATAGGAAGGATAGAATTGGAGGAGGTTTTCAAGGTAGTGACTTCAAGGAGAACCTGACACTGCAGGACCTTGAGACTGGTTCAAGGAGTGGAGATTTTTCAAGGAGGAATCAAGGAAGGATGTTTCAAGGAGTGGAAGAAGGTGTGTATCCTCTCACAAGTGAATCACCGGAACTAGTTTCCAGACAAGATGGCTACTATCAACCGCTCTCCATGAAcgatttgaaattgaactttCCGCCCAGTTTGAAGAGTGATGACACTACTACATCCGGGAGGAATTCTGAGTGTTGTGAGTCTGAGGATATTTTAGTTGTGAATGAAAATAACAGAGGTGGTTTCCTCATAAATAGTGAGAAATTGTTCAAGGCGAAAAGTGATTCACAACTGGAGAAAAAATTGCAGCCCTCAATCACAACAGATCTGGTCAGATCGTTGACACTGGGGCACAGTTTGGCAACACTGGAGGTTGTAAAAAGTGCCAACAGTGGAAGTGGTAGTTCGTTGAGTTTAACAGCGCCCAACGATTGTGTCCGTATGGGTGGTACTACTGGTTGGGACGGTGGTAAAGTGGGAAAGGTTGGTAACACTGGTAGACAAGAACGTGGCTACACTGGTAGACGGGAGAATGAAGCTGGCAACACTGTTGGGAGGGACAACGAAGGTTTGAGACAAAGTGGTGGTGCTTGGAGCGAGATTTTCGGCCGGAATGAAGTTGGCAACACTGTTGGACAGGAGAAAGACGGTTCGAGGGGTACTTGGAGGGAAATTGTCGGCCGGAATGAGGTTGGAAACAGTGGTTTGAGGGAAAATAGTGGTGCGACGGTTGGCAGCAATGATTTGGCGGGATTTGTTGAGCCAAAACGTGTTTGTCGTGAGAGAAGCCGCCCCGCCAAAGCTACGTTGCCAAGTGGTGCTGGCAGGGAGGCGGCTGGTGGAATGATGGAGATTGGAAATGTG TTCAGCCCAGCTGCTATTCATCTACAGTTCCAAGCCGAATTGAGCAAGCTGGATGCCTATGAAGTGGGCCTACAGCAGTTGACTGACTCTGAACGCCTGCATAACATGGCATTGAAATCACTACACAATCAG GCAAAATACGAGCAACAACATAAATCAACCTCAATTGACAACCTGAACAAATGGAAGACAACAACTGTTGAAAATAAACAATCGGATGTTGACGATCCCATGGTGATGACGTCAAGTCATCATTCgccctcatcatcatcactatcatcatcatcaaatccGACCACCAATCACAGAGGGTCCCGCCAAAAGGAATCAGTTACGTCATCGCCTGATCAGCGAGGTTCCCGCCGAAAAGGATCTGTGACATCATCACCTAATCGCCAAGTTTACCGACAGAAAGAATCAGTGACGTCATCACCTGATCACAGAGGTTCCCGACAGAAAGAATCAGTCACGTCATCACCTGATCACAGAGGCTCTCATCAAAAAGAATCAGTGGCGTCATCACCTGATCATCGAGGCTTTCGCCATAGAGAATCAGTGACGTCATCGCCCAATTATAGTAATTCCCGCCAAAAAGGttccgtgacgtcatcattgAAAAGTATTGCAGAGTCCTTGATTTCGTCGggtgaaaattttgaaaatttggtgAAACCCAGCGATCGTTTGGTGGATGACGGTTCGAATTTGGGGAGAGTTGGGTCAGatcaaaattttggaaaaaatgggTCAGATGGAAATTTGGGACTGACCCTGAACCCTGAGGCTCAACTACATGCTAGTGTTTTGGAGCAGACCATTGCTACCCTCATATCGAACCCTGGAGCCCAAG TTCTAGACAATCTCCTGAACGATAGTAACGGATTCGAACATCTTATGTCATCTACGCATGCGCTAACTCCTTTACTGGATGACCAATCATCGTGTGCCTCTCCATTCCCAAGCTCCTGCTCTAACAGCATT TTTGACAAATGCATCTCATATGAAGAAGCCAGATCTGAACATCAGCTGAATGTTTACAAATCGAAGGAGAAAGAGCTGATAAATCGTGTCAAAGTCCAGGTTTCCTGGTTGGAATTTCAGAAAAA GAGAATGAAACAAAAAGGACTTGAAGAAGAAGCGAAAAACATAAAGAAGAAGCAACGAGGGCTCATTCTTAAATCACAGCAGATCCGTGAAGAAATTCAGCG GTTGATGAAAGCTGAAAAAATGGCTTCCGAGGAGAGGAGAAAATTGCTCCATCAGCAAAAATTGAGAGCGATACATCAGTTGTCAGTCAAAGATTCGACCAAAAAACGCAGAACAAACGAAGTTAATCTCAAG AAATCTTTGCAGTCTACAAGCTCGTCAACCACTTCAGTTGTTGAAAGTTTATTATCAACGGAAGAGGGGTCTGTATATTCAGAACCCAGGTCGCTCCAAAATGTTGACGAACCGAAAAG ACATCTCCTGGAAAGGAAAAAGACAGCGATAGCACGTAACAGACCCGTTGACGTACTTTCTCCCAGTAAGAAACGTTTTGAAGAGAAAGATCTGAATGTAGAAGGAGTGGAACTCCGTAATGTCAATTCTCCCAAACAGACTACAGCTC gcTCAGTGCTGGACCGTAGTACATCTCCGTTTCAGATGAGTGTAGTGTCGGAAAACGTGGAAACAGCTGTTGGCTCTGACACTGCCAAGTCGCACAGTGACGTCATTGAGGAAGACATCCAAGAGGAAACAGATAATGCTAACAGTGTACCTGAAGAATTGGTCAAAAG TAACCAATCGGACTCAGTGGAATCTCATGTGACTGAGGAATTGCCTCAATACTCTGAATCCACCTTTGAACAGCCGTCATTCACAATTCACTCCAGACAACCGACGCCGCTGAGGACTAGAACTGAT CAAACCGATTCGAGATCGTCACAAACTAGAACGGCCAGCGATCGTAGGACGGCGCTGTCAAGTATGATGATCCCTATCAAAGTACCGCTCTCGCCCCGCCTTCAGGGATGCACTCGCAAGCGATATTCTTCCGGCTCCGAGGACTCTATCACCTTCTCACAGAATG AAACGTTCTCGGAGCAGAGCGACATTGAGATCAGGCTGTCGGCACTTCACGAACAGCTGCGTCAGCGAAAAATGGAGGCGGACCGACTGCGCCGCGAACAGAAGCGCGCACAACGCGAACGGCTCAAGTGCAAGGAACAAGCGCTGCTCAAACAGATACAG gcTTACGACGCCTACATAGAACAAGTGAAGAAAGAGCTTGAACAAGAATTGGAATCCCCCTCCACTGTCCCCATCATGAGACCACAAATCAAACAGCCCAAGTTCGTCGACAAGATCAGCCTCCGCAAACCGGAAGCCGCCGTCAAACCGGAACCGGAAGTGGCAGCCAAACCGGAAGTGACCTCGAAACCACCCACTTCCGACGAAGATCTCAGCAGTTTGAAGTCGGTATCGGAAGCTTCGAGTCTGGAAACCACAATAGAGAGCCCAGGGAAACGAGGTGATGGTTCTCTAGACGACCACCAGAGTTCGTTGAAGGTTGTGACGTCATCAACGTCCCCGGAGTCGGAGGGAAGTTTGAAAAATTTGGCGCCAAATATTGGGGAAACCGGAAGTGGAGGGGTGTCGTCTGCTACGTCACCTGGAAGTGTTTCAGAGGTTTTGGGACTGAAAAATGGGGGTTCAGTAGCTGAGGAAcaaaattttgaagatttttctGCAAATTCGGggtcaaaagttgaaaatatcatAACATCTGTGACTTCTCCACCTAAATCTGTAGAAATTTCGAAAAATTTGAGATCTGAAAATGGATATTCAGAATCTGGTGACGTTTTAGTAAAATTAGGACCAGGAAATGTGTTGGAAAAATCTGTTGGAGAAGTGGAAATTCTCAATGAAAATTGGGTGGGAGCGGccgagtttttcaaaaataaaacttttgaCTCCCCGATGACTGAACGGGTCAGGAAAACTCAGCATTACACTTTGGAAGAAAATCTGGGGAAAACTGTAGATGATGTGGAAAAATC CTCGGGAAAATCGAACGGTGAAGAAACACTGTCAGAAGTTGAGGAAATTCTGAAGGAAAGCCGGGAAAACTCGGAAAGTGTTGAGAGCATTGTTGAACAGATTGAAGCGAAATCAGAAGAAGGGGAAGTGgttgaagaaatagaagaaaaagaagaagaagaggaggaggaggaagaagaagaagggtcCAATGATACAGTAGATACAGAAAGAGTTGAAGATATACTTAGTGAGAAAAGCTCTAGTGAAAGTTTAGAGAATAATTTCGATAAACAAGATAATATTGACactattttgaacaaatatgtTGATGATAATAATCGTTCAAACAAAGTGAACgataattttttgaaggaaAGTTCAGTTGACGATATTTTGACTAGTGCTAACTCAGCTAGAAGTCcagaattgaaagaaaatagtGTAGTATCCGAACTGGAAGTAATTCCCGATGAATCATCTGATAAAGACTCGATAAAGACTGGTCAAAGTGCATTAGAAACTGAAGAAATAGCTGGTAGTGCCTTGAATAAGAGTTCCTTTAGTGTTAAAAGTGGTGCCTTAGAAGTAAATCCGTATGATTCTGCCGAAGATACGTTTGAAAGTGACATTGATGCTTCAGAAAACGAGTCGTCCATTCCAGAGTCGAAACATTCCAGTAATCTGAGCATTCCAGATATGTTTCCGTTGCCTGTAGAGGTTAGTGAAGGTCGTAGAAGTGTTGAAAAAAGTCTGAAAAGTGTTGAGGATGGTCTTAGAAGGGTTGAGAGAGGGTTTGAAAGTGTGAAAGATGGTCAAAAAGGGGTTGAAGATGATCGAAAACTTGTGGATGAAGATAGTGAGGGCGTTGAAGGGTCTAAAATACCCGTGGAAGATCTTAAAATGTCGCTAGAACATCATAGAATGTCTCCAAAAAGTTCTAAAATATCTCCTGACGGTTTTGAGAGCCTGGATGGTCATAAAACACATCTAGACGACCTTGAAATATCTCCAAAAAGTTCCAAAATGTCTCCTGACTGTCTTGAAAGTCGTGAAGGTCATAAAACACCTCTAGAAACCCTTAAAATGCCTCTAGAAAGTCATAAAATATCTCCCAAAGGTCATAAAAATGAGGAATTATTGTCAGAAGATATTGGAAAGTATTCTCAGTTGCAACTTCCTGATAGCACCAATTTATCATTAGATTTATCAGCTCTGGGTGGTTCAAACAGTTTTGTACATGATGAAACTTCTGTATCTAGCTTGAAGGATGATTTGATACGTGTTGCCAATTCTGTGATACGCGACGAGACTTCTGTTGCCGATTTGGACGAGAATCTGATACGTAACGAGACTTCTGTAGTTGccaatttgaatgaaaatctgATACGCGTTGAGACTTCTGTTGCCAATTTAGAGGACAATCTGATACGCGATGAGACTTCTGTTGCAAATTTGGAGGACAATCTGATACGCGATGAGACTTCTGTTGCAAATTTGGGGGATGATTTGATACACAACGAAAAATCTCTTGGAAATCTGGTAAAAACAGCTGACGATGAATTTCCAACGGGTGAAGTTAGGGAAGAAGATGACCTCTCCGAAGTTAGTGAAGCACTGTCCTATAACAAGGAAGAAAACCTATCGAAAACTAGCTCCAGTACAGAATCTTCATCCGAGTTTACCGTGCAGAAAAAAGCGAAACTAGTCAGTTTGAATAGTTCGGATAGTGATGATAAATCGAACCAAGATTACGAAACAAGTTTTAAAGAGGATGAAGTGATAAAGGTGATATTAgttgagaaggagaagatagtGGGAAGAGGAGATGATAATCAGGGGTTCAAAAGGgtgagagaagaggaagaagtggaggaagagtatggagaagaagaagaaggtgaagatgaAGGGAAGctaggagaagagggagaagaagaagaagagggagaagttGTTGAAGAGCTTGAAGGAGAcgatgaagagaaagaagatgataTTCTGGTAGAAAATGttggaaagaaagaagaaattggaaacaaagatgaaaaaatcgacAAAATCACAGATAACATTCTTCTGAACTTGTTGAACGAATCTTTAACATTTTCCCCAAAAGTTTCAAGCACAACTCAGGAGTTCACCCACAGAGAAAACTGTGTCACTAACGAGAAAACACTCAACGGAGCCGTGGAAAATTTGAGATTTGATGAAAATAAggaaaatggagaagaagaggggGAAGAGGACATAAAGGATGCGACGGATAGTGTGCTGAAAATCTATGGGAAGAAGATGGGTGGAAAGGGATTGGAGTTGAAGGATATGGAGACGAGTGGAGAAAAGGCTGGTGATGAGACTAGCAAAAATATACCAG AGTTCAATTCGCCATCAAAGGATTCATCTTTCGACTCAAACGATGGCTCTTGGCTGAAAGATGAAGCTGAAAATGAA